Genomic segment of Deinococcus sp. YIM 134068:
CGAGAAGAACCCCATCCTCCAGCGGGTGTACGGGGTCGCCTTCGCCACGGGGAAGGAGCTGGACGAGTACCTCCACCAGCTCGAAGAGGCCAAGCGGCGCGACCACCGCAAGCTCGGCAGGGAGCTGGAGCTGTTCACCATCGACCCCCTCGTGGGCAAGGGCCTCCCGCTGTGGCTGCCCAACGGCACGGTCCTGCGTGAGGAGCTGATCCGCTTCCTGCGCGAGCGGCAGTTCGAGCGCGACTATCAGGGGGTCGTGACGCCGAATATCGGCAACCTCGACCTCTTCCGCACGTCGGGGCACTACCCCTACTACGCCGACAGCCAGTTCGAGCCGATCACCGTGGACGACGAGCAGTACATGCTCAAGCCGATGAACTGCCCCTTCCACGTGCGGGTCTACGCGAGCAAGCCGAGAAGCTACCGCGACCTCCCGGTGAGACTGGCCGAGTTCGGCACCGTGTACCGCTACGAGATGAGCGGCGAGCTGAACGGCCTGACCCGCGTGCGCGGCTTCACGCAGGACGACGCGCACCTGTTCTGCCGCCCGGACCAGCTGGGGACCGAGTTCCTGAGCGTCCTCGACCTCACGGTCCTCGTGCTGCGGACCTTCGGGATGAACGACGTGCGTTTCCGGGTGGGCGTGCGCGAGCCGGGGGCTGACAAGTACGTCGGCGACGCGGCGCAGTGGGAGCGGGCCGAGCGCGAGATCATCGAGGCGGTGGAGGAGGTCGGCCTGCCGTACACGGTCGAACCCGGCGACGCCGCCTTCTATGGCCCCAAGCTCGACTTCGTGGTGAAGGACGTGCTGGGCCGCGAGTGGCAGCTCGGCACCATTCAGGTGGACTACAACCTCCCCGAACGCTTCGACATCACCTACGTCGGCGAGGACGGCCAGGACCACCGCCCCGTGATGATCCACCGCGCGCCCTTCGGGAGCCTGGAGCGGTTCGTGGGCATCCTGATCGAGCATTACGGCGGCGACTTCCCGCTGTGGCTCGCGCCCCGGCAGATCGCCATCATCCCCATCGCCGACCGCCACAACACTTACGCGGAGACGCTGGCCGCCTCCCTCAAGGCCGCCGGGCTGCGCGCCGAGGTGGACGACTCCACGAACCGCATGAACGCGAAGGTCCGCAACGCCGAACTCGCCAAGATTCCCGTCATGCTCATCGTCGGCGACCGCGAGGAGGAACGGCGCGAGGTGAGCGTCCGCGAACGCACGCCGGAGGGGCACCGGGAGCGCAAGGGCGTGGCGTTCGACGAGTTGCTGGGGGAGTTGGGGGAGCGGTACAAGGCGCGGGCGTAGGGGGAAGTCGCCAGTCACCAGCTTGCAGTCGCCGGGAGAGGGGCCTTCCACATCGGAGGGCCTCCTTTTTACGGTCTACGACCCGCCCTGTTCCTCCACCAGCACCTTGCTGAGCATGTCCGGCCTGTCGGTGATGATGCCGTCCACGCCCATGCGGGTCAGGCGGCGCATTTCCTCAGGGTCGTTGATCGTCCAGACCTGCACGGCGACGCCCCGCGCGTGCATGGCCCGGACGAAGGCGGGGGTGACGACGGTGATGCCGCCCGCCCTCACGGGCACCTGCGCGACGCGACCGGGGAGGCGGGCCAACCGCGAGAGACCGACCTTGCCGAGCAGCACGGCGGGCCGCAACTCGCGTGCCGTCATGCTTGTCATGACCTCCGGGCACGCGCGCCGGAACTCGCCCAACGCCCGGTCGCTGAAGCTGGCGGCGGTCACACGGGAGGTCGCCCCCGCCTCCCGCAATACACGGCAGAACGTCGCGGCAATACTCGGCGTCTCCTGCTTGAGTTCGATGGTCATGGGGAGGGTCGGGAACTCGGCCAGGACTTGCGACAGTTGGGCGACGCGAACGCCCTGTCCTCGGTAGGGAAAGGTCCGCCCCCCGTCGTTAGTGAACGTATATCCGGCGTCCGCCGCGAGTACCTGCTCCAGCGTCATGTCCGTGATGCGACCTCGCGTGTTCGTCAGGCGGTCGAGCGTCGCGTCGTGTGAGAGGACGAGCGCCCCGTCGCGGGTGGCGTGCATGTCCATTTCGAGCATGTTCACGCCGAGCGCGGCGGCGTGGCGGTACGCCTCCAGCGTGTTGCTGGGCCGCAGCGCCTCACCCCCCTGATGCGCGATGTTCAGCGTCCGGCCCGTGACGAAGGAATTCGGGGGAGGCCCGGCGGGTCGGCACCCGGCGAGCAGCAGGACCAGGGGGGCGAGCAGCACACCTCGCATCGCCCTCCACTCTACCCGGCCTTTCCGAAGTGACCTCAGCTTTACAGCTTCCGGGGTGCGTGCTAAAATTCCTTCCGCTGGTGGGAAGGTCCCCTCAGCCGCTCCCGCAGGGCACAGCTTCCACCGGCCTGCCCCAAGCACCTCCGGCACGGCGCTGTAGCCAAGTGGTAAGGCAGAGGTCTGCAAAACCTCCACCACCGGTTCGAGTCCGGTCAGCGCCTCCAAGCCCTCTCGTTTCCCCCACCCCGGTACAGACTCGTAGCTCAGGGGTAGAGCACTACCTTGACACGGTAGGGGTCAGC
This window contains:
- a CDS encoding glycerophosphodiester phosphodiesterase; its protein translation is MRGVLLAPLVLLLAGCRPAGPPPNSFVTGRTLNIAHQGGEALRPSNTLEAYRHAAALGVNMLEMDMHATRDGALVLSHDATLDRLTNTRGRITDMTLEQVLAADAGYTFTNDGGRTFPYRGQGVRVAQLSQVLAEFPTLPMTIELKQETPSIAATFCRVLREAGATSRVTAASFSDRALGEFRRACPEVMTSMTARELRPAVLLGKVGLSRLARLPGRVAQVPVRAGGITVVTPAFVRAMHARGVAVQVWTINDPEEMRRLTRMGVDGIITDRPDMLSKVLVEEQGGS
- the thrS gene encoding threonine--tRNA ligase, with the protein product MNVTLPDGKQLDLPQGATALDAAKAIGPRLAQDALAATANGDLVDLMSPLPDGASITLITRKNPADAAPVFRHSLGHVMSQAVGEFYERKGHPREAVKRGVGPAIENGFYQDFDLPEPLREEDLPEIEAIMREIIGRGLDITRREVGKAAALEEFGDDPYKAELIAGLPDDEPITFYSQGDYVDLCRGPHFPNTGKLPTAFKLMSTSGAYWRGNEKNPILQRVYGVAFATGKELDEYLHQLEEAKRRDHRKLGRELELFTIDPLVGKGLPLWLPNGTVLREELIRFLRERQFERDYQGVVTPNIGNLDLFRTSGHYPYYADSQFEPITVDDEQYMLKPMNCPFHVRVYASKPRSYRDLPVRLAEFGTVYRYEMSGELNGLTRVRGFTQDDAHLFCRPDQLGTEFLSVLDLTVLVLRTFGMNDVRFRVGVREPGADKYVGDAAQWERAEREIIEAVEEVGLPYTVEPGDAAFYGPKLDFVVKDVLGREWQLGTIQVDYNLPERFDITYVGEDGQDHRPVMIHRAPFGSLERFVGILIEHYGGDFPLWLAPRQIAIIPIADRHNTYAETLAASLKAAGLRAEVDDSTNRMNAKVRNAELAKIPVMLIVGDREEERREVSVRERTPEGHRERKGVAFDELLGELGERYKARA